A genomic segment from Saimiri boliviensis isolate mSaiBol1 chromosome 14, mSaiBol1.pri, whole genome shotgun sequence encodes:
- the ZNF772 gene encoding zinc finger protein 772 isoform X4, protein MLENFALMASLGCWPGTKDEEIPFEQSFSIGLSQIKIPKGSPFTQKAYPCGTCGLVLKDILHLAEHQETHPGQKPYMCVLCGKQFWFSTNLHQHQKQHSGEKPFRRDKSRAFLVNNCPVQSSEMSFVTEACKDFLASSSIFQHHVPHNEWKPPSSTKCEEAFHHGKRHYKCSECGKTFSRKDSLVQHQRVHTGERPYECGECGKTFSRKPILAQHQRIHTGEMPYECGICGKVFNHSSNLIVHQRVHTGARPYKCSECGKAYSHKSTLVQHESIHTGERPYECSECGKYFGHKYRLIKHWSVHTGARPYECIACGKFFSQSSDLIAHQRVHNGEKPYVCSECGKAFSHKHVLIQHHRIHTGERPYKCSECGKAFRQRASLIRHWKIHTGERP, encoded by the exons atgctggagaacttTGCACTTATGGCCTCTCTGG GTTGTTGGCCTGGAACAAAGGATGAAGAGATACCTTTTGAGCAGAGCTTTTCTATAGGATTGTCACAGATCAAGATTCCTAAGGGAAGTCCTTTTACCCAGAAGGCTTACCCCTGTGGGACATGTGGCCTGGTCTTAAAAGACATTTTGCACTTGGCTGAGCACCAGGAAACACATCCAGGGCAGAAACCATACATGTGTGTCCTGTGTGGGAAACAGTTCTGGTTTAGTACAAACCTTCACCAGCACCAGAAGCAGCACAGTGGAGAGAAACCCTTTAGAAGGGATAAGAGCAGGGCTTTTCTTGTGAACAACTGCCCTGTCCAGTCATCAGAGATGTCTTTTGTGACAGAGGCTTGTAAGGACTTCCTAGCCAGCTCAAGCATTTTCCAGCACCATGTCCCTCACAATGAATGGAAGCCACCTAGCAGCACCAAGTGTGAGGAGGCCTTTCACCATGGAAAAAGGCATTACAaatgcagtgaatgtgggaaaacCTTCAGCCGCAAAGACTCACTCGTTCAACACCAGAGAGTCcacactggagaaaggccttatgagTGTGGTGAATGTGGGAAAACCTTCAGCCGCAAACCCATACTTGCTCAACACCAGAGAATCCACACTGGAGAAATGCCTTACGAGTGTGGCATTTGTGGGAAAGTTTTTAATCATAGTTCTAACCTGATTGTACATCAAAGAGTACACACTGGAGCAAGGCCTTACaagtgcagtgaatgtgggaaagcctatAGCCACAAGTCTACACTTGTTCAGCATGAGAGTATCCATactggagaaaggccttatgagtgcagtgaatgtggaaaatACTTTGGTCACAAATACAGACTCATTAAACATTGGAGTGTTCATACTGGAGCAAGGCCTTATGAGTGCATTGCATGTGGAAAGTTCTTTAGCCAAAGCTCTGACCTTATTGCACATCAAAGAGTTCATAATGGTGAAAAGCCTTATGtgtgcagtgaatgtggaaaagcctttagCCACAAACATGTACTTATTCAGCATCatagaattcacactggagaaaggccatataagtgcagtgaatgtgggaaggccttcaggCAGAGGGCTTCCCTCATCCGACATTGGaaaattcacactggagaaaggccttaG
- the ZNF772 gene encoding zinc finger protein 772 isoform X1: MEMCGVMDGGSWERCCSWTWLSRLWQGQVNFEDVFVYFSQEEWVLLDEAQRLLYRDVMLENFALMASLGCWPGTKDEEIPFEQSFSIGLSQIKIPKGSPFTQKAYPCGTCGLVLKDILHLAEHQETHPGQKPYMCVLCGKQFWFSTNLHQHQKQHSGEKPFRRDKSRAFLVNNCPVQSSEMSFVTEACKDFLASSSIFQHHVPHNEWKPPSSTKCEEAFHHGKRHYKCSECGKTFSRKDSLVQHQRVHTGERPYECGECGKTFSRKPILAQHQRIHTGEMPYECGICGKVFNHSSNLIVHQRVHTGARPYKCSECGKAYSHKSTLVQHESIHTGERPYECSECGKYFGHKYRLIKHWSVHTGARPYECIACGKFFSQSSDLIAHQRVHNGEKPYVCSECGKAFSHKHVLIQHHRIHTGERPYKCSECGKAFRQRASLIRHWKIHTGERP, encoded by the exons ATGGAGATGTGTGGGGTCATGGATGGGGGTTCTTGGGAGAGATGCTGCTCATGGACTTGGCTCTCCCGATTGTGGCAGGGGCAGGTGAACTTTGAGGACGTGTTCGTGTACTTCTCCCAAGAGGAGTGGGTGCTCCTTGATGAGGCTCAGAGGCTCCTGTACCGTgatgtgatgctggagaacttTGCACTTATGGCCTCTCTGG GTTGTTGGCCTGGAACAAAGGATGAAGAGATACCTTTTGAGCAGAGCTTTTCTATAGGATTGTCACAGATCAAGATTCCTAAGGGAAGTCCTTTTACCCAGAAGGCTTACCCCTGTGGGACATGTGGCCTGGTCTTAAAAGACATTTTGCACTTGGCTGAGCACCAGGAAACACATCCAGGGCAGAAACCATACATGTGTGTCCTGTGTGGGAAACAGTTCTGGTTTAGTACAAACCTTCACCAGCACCAGAAGCAGCACAGTGGAGAGAAACCCTTTAGAAGGGATAAGAGCAGGGCTTTTCTTGTGAACAACTGCCCTGTCCAGTCATCAGAGATGTCTTTTGTGACAGAGGCTTGTAAGGACTTCCTAGCCAGCTCAAGCATTTTCCAGCACCATGTCCCTCACAATGAATGGAAGCCACCTAGCAGCACCAAGTGTGAGGAGGCCTTTCACCATGGAAAAAGGCATTACAaatgcagtgaatgtgggaaaacCTTCAGCCGCAAAGACTCACTCGTTCAACACCAGAGAGTCcacactggagaaaggccttatgagTGTGGTGAATGTGGGAAAACCTTCAGCCGCAAACCCATACTTGCTCAACACCAGAGAATCCACACTGGAGAAATGCCTTACGAGTGTGGCATTTGTGGGAAAGTTTTTAATCATAGTTCTAACCTGATTGTACATCAAAGAGTACACACTGGAGCAAGGCCTTACaagtgcagtgaatgtgggaaagcctatAGCCACAAGTCTACACTTGTTCAGCATGAGAGTATCCATactggagaaaggccttatgagtgcagtgaatgtggaaaatACTTTGGTCACAAATACAGACTCATTAAACATTGGAGTGTTCATACTGGAGCAAGGCCTTATGAGTGCATTGCATGTGGAAAGTTCTTTAGCCAAAGCTCTGACCTTATTGCACATCAAAGAGTTCATAATGGTGAAAAGCCTTATGtgtgcagtgaatgtggaaaagcctttagCCACAAACATGTACTTATTCAGCATCatagaattcacactggagaaaggccatataagtgcagtgaatgtgggaaggccttcaggCAGAGGGCTTCCCTCATCCGACATTGGaaaattcacactggagaaaggccttaG
- the ZNF772 gene encoding zinc finger protein 772 isoform X3, translated as MEGFPFLPTTGIWLEGCSRHRNQSVQILRGCWPGTKDEEIPFEQSFSIGLSQIKIPKGSPFTQKAYPCGTCGLVLKDILHLAEHQETHPGQKPYMCVLCGKQFWFSTNLHQHQKQHSGEKPFRRDKSRAFLVNNCPVQSSEMSFVTEACKDFLASSSIFQHHVPHNEWKPPSSTKCEEAFHHGKRHYKCSECGKTFSRKDSLVQHQRVHTGERPYECGECGKTFSRKPILAQHQRIHTGEMPYECGICGKVFNHSSNLIVHQRVHTGARPYKCSECGKAYSHKSTLVQHESIHTGERPYECSECGKYFGHKYRLIKHWSVHTGARPYECIACGKFFSQSSDLIAHQRVHNGEKPYVCSECGKAFSHKHVLIQHHRIHTGERPYKCSECGKAFRQRASLIRHWKIHTGERP; from the exons ATGGAGGGGTTTCCATTTCTGCCAACCACTGGAATATGGTTGGAAGGTTGTTCCAGGCACAGGAACCAGTCTGTGCAAATACTTAGAG GTTGTTGGCCTGGAACAAAGGATGAAGAGATACCTTTTGAGCAGAGCTTTTCTATAGGATTGTCACAGATCAAGATTCCTAAGGGAAGTCCTTTTACCCAGAAGGCTTACCCCTGTGGGACATGTGGCCTGGTCTTAAAAGACATTTTGCACTTGGCTGAGCACCAGGAAACACATCCAGGGCAGAAACCATACATGTGTGTCCTGTGTGGGAAACAGTTCTGGTTTAGTACAAACCTTCACCAGCACCAGAAGCAGCACAGTGGAGAGAAACCCTTTAGAAGGGATAAGAGCAGGGCTTTTCTTGTGAACAACTGCCCTGTCCAGTCATCAGAGATGTCTTTTGTGACAGAGGCTTGTAAGGACTTCCTAGCCAGCTCAAGCATTTTCCAGCACCATGTCCCTCACAATGAATGGAAGCCACCTAGCAGCACCAAGTGTGAGGAGGCCTTTCACCATGGAAAAAGGCATTACAaatgcagtgaatgtgggaaaacCTTCAGCCGCAAAGACTCACTCGTTCAACACCAGAGAGTCcacactggagaaaggccttatgagTGTGGTGAATGTGGGAAAACCTTCAGCCGCAAACCCATACTTGCTCAACACCAGAGAATCCACACTGGAGAAATGCCTTACGAGTGTGGCATTTGTGGGAAAGTTTTTAATCATAGTTCTAACCTGATTGTACATCAAAGAGTACACACTGGAGCAAGGCCTTACaagtgcagtgaatgtgggaaagcctatAGCCACAAGTCTACACTTGTTCAGCATGAGAGTATCCATactggagaaaggccttatgagtgcagtgaatgtggaaaatACTTTGGTCACAAATACAGACTCATTAAACATTGGAGTGTTCATACTGGAGCAAGGCCTTATGAGTGCATTGCATGTGGAAAGTTCTTTAGCCAAAGCTCTGACCTTATTGCACATCAAAGAGTTCATAATGGTGAAAAGCCTTATGtgtgcagtgaatgtggaaaagcctttagCCACAAACATGTACTTATTCAGCATCatagaattcacactggagaaaggccatataagtgcagtgaatgtgggaaggccttcaggCAGAGGGCTTCCCTCATCCGACATTGGaaaattcacactggagaaaggccttaG
- the ZNF772 gene encoding zinc finger protein 772 isoform X2 has translation MAAAAPTGQAQVPMNSEVIMDTIQGQVNFEDVFVYFSQEEWVLLDEAQRLLYRDVMLENFALMASLGCWPGTKDEEIPFEQSFSIGLSQIKIPKGSPFTQKAYPCGTCGLVLKDILHLAEHQETHPGQKPYMCVLCGKQFWFSTNLHQHQKQHSGEKPFRRDKSRAFLVNNCPVQSSEMSFVTEACKDFLASSSIFQHHVPHNEWKPPSSTKCEEAFHHGKRHYKCSECGKTFSRKDSLVQHQRVHTGERPYECGECGKTFSRKPILAQHQRIHTGEMPYECGICGKVFNHSSNLIVHQRVHTGARPYKCSECGKAYSHKSTLVQHESIHTGERPYECSECGKYFGHKYRLIKHWSVHTGARPYECIACGKFFSQSSDLIAHQRVHNGEKPYVCSECGKAFSHKHVLIQHHRIHTGERPYKCSECGKAFRQRASLIRHWKIHTGERP, from the exons ATGGCGGCGGCTGCGCCGACGGGCCAGGCACAG gtTCCCATGAACTCAGAAGTTATTATGGACACTATACAG GGGCAGGTGAACTTTGAGGACGTGTTCGTGTACTTCTCCCAAGAGGAGTGGGTGCTCCTTGATGAGGCTCAGAGGCTCCTGTACCGTgatgtgatgctggagaacttTGCACTTATGGCCTCTCTGG GTTGTTGGCCTGGAACAAAGGATGAAGAGATACCTTTTGAGCAGAGCTTTTCTATAGGATTGTCACAGATCAAGATTCCTAAGGGAAGTCCTTTTACCCAGAAGGCTTACCCCTGTGGGACATGTGGCCTGGTCTTAAAAGACATTTTGCACTTGGCTGAGCACCAGGAAACACATCCAGGGCAGAAACCATACATGTGTGTCCTGTGTGGGAAACAGTTCTGGTTTAGTACAAACCTTCACCAGCACCAGAAGCAGCACAGTGGAGAGAAACCCTTTAGAAGGGATAAGAGCAGGGCTTTTCTTGTGAACAACTGCCCTGTCCAGTCATCAGAGATGTCTTTTGTGACAGAGGCTTGTAAGGACTTCCTAGCCAGCTCAAGCATTTTCCAGCACCATGTCCCTCACAATGAATGGAAGCCACCTAGCAGCACCAAGTGTGAGGAGGCCTTTCACCATGGAAAAAGGCATTACAaatgcagtgaatgtgggaaaacCTTCAGCCGCAAAGACTCACTCGTTCAACACCAGAGAGTCcacactggagaaaggccttatgagTGTGGTGAATGTGGGAAAACCTTCAGCCGCAAACCCATACTTGCTCAACACCAGAGAATCCACACTGGAGAAATGCCTTACGAGTGTGGCATTTGTGGGAAAGTTTTTAATCATAGTTCTAACCTGATTGTACATCAAAGAGTACACACTGGAGCAAGGCCTTACaagtgcagtgaatgtgggaaagcctatAGCCACAAGTCTACACTTGTTCAGCATGAGAGTATCCATactggagaaaggccttatgagtgcagtgaatgtggaaaatACTTTGGTCACAAATACAGACTCATTAAACATTGGAGTGTTCATACTGGAGCAAGGCCTTATGAGTGCATTGCATGTGGAAAGTTCTTTAGCCAAAGCTCTGACCTTATTGCACATCAAAGAGTTCATAATGGTGAAAAGCCTTATGtgtgcagtgaatgtggaaaagcctttagCCACAAACATGTACTTATTCAGCATCatagaattcacactggagaaaggccatataagtgcagtgaatgtgggaaggccttcaggCAGAGGGCTTCCCTCATCCGACATTGGaaaattcacactggagaaaggccttaG